In the genome of Arachis stenosperma cultivar V10309 chromosome 6, arast.V10309.gnm1.PFL2, whole genome shotgun sequence, the window atactactattttttttataaaaaatttgagagGCTATGACCCCATTGTCAAACTAAAGTTTCGCCCCGGGTATGATGCAAGTTCGAGTCCATTGAACTAAGGTAAGTTGGATTATGCAAGTTTGATTACGTTGAACCAGAGTGAGTTGGATGATTTTTTTTCAATCGAATGTAGTCGACGAAGTTTGATTGAGAGAATAAatatagttagtttttgttaCGTTTATCTTAGTAAAAATTAATGTTGTTGATTAAAGATTTGAGTTTGATTGATccatgaattttgaattattttgaatttgactGTGAAAATATGTTTATGTTACGTTTAACGAGAATTTCGGAATTTTCCAAATAAAGAATGGCATTGTACTGAtaagttcatttttttttgggATTAGTTTGTGAAGATCAGTGTTAATGATTTGGTGTTTTGTTCATTAAATTTCAGTGCTAAATGGCATTAGTGGTTGTGTGTTTAGTTTTATGTGATTTCTATTTAAGTATTAGTTGATAAAATTCTTTGATGTCAAATATGAATGATCTTGCTATTGTTTTGAGATAATAATGGTATTTTTTCTGTGTTATTGCAGTTTTTGTTTGATGTTAATGAGTAATTTGTACCAAAAGTTAGGATGATTTTTAACAATTGAAGCAGTTGaaaaattttacaaatattATACTAAAGTTACAGATTTTGCTATCAAAATAAGAAATACAAATAGGAaggaaaatgaaataaaaaatcaacCAATTACATGCAATAGAGAAGGGAAATGGAAATCCAATATATCTCCTACTGAGAAGATAAACCCATCAACAGGATTAAATTATCgtgcaagaatttatatacatatattaaaGGAGACTGGTGTTTGGGTTATTTCCAAAGTTGTTTTGGATCATTTACATGCATGTTGTCCAAATCAAATAGAGATGTTTAAACAACATAGGCAACTAAACATGTTTGACCGTCGCAAAATTGAGAATAACGATGAAGCTGATATTAGGCCAAGTAAGACATATCAATCCTTTGTTATCGTGaactaaaatttattgaaaaagatGTTAGAAATTACATTACAAGAGAAGGTCGTAATATTTTTGAATAAGATGATGCCAAAGAATTTGGGACATACTTAttcaaaatgaaataaaataatataaacttCTTTTATGAGCTTGAACTTGAGGTTggtgaattaattaaaaatactttttggGCTGATGGACGAAGCTGACTGCTTTTGAGTATTTTGGTGATGTTGTTTCATTTCATACCACTTATAATACAAACAGAGACTTTGTTGTGTTGgtctaaaatatttttggtgTCAATTATAAATAGTTGTGTTTTTAGAGGTGCATATCTGATTTTCATTGTTGTGTTGTTGAGTTCAGGTATAATTTGGTTTTTGGTTCTATTGTTGGTGTGAATCACCATGGTCATTCTACACTTTTTGGATGTGCTTTGGTGAAAAATGAgaatattcaattatttaagTGGTTATTTGAATGCTAACTTCGTTGCATAGGAAGAAAGACTTCAAAAGACATTCTTACCGAATACCGATCAATGTGCGTCAATGCAAAAGACTATTGAGATTTGCATGACAACTACAATTTATAGGTGGTGTATTTGGCATATTATGAAGAAGATTCCAGAGAAATTAAATAGCTACAAGAGAAATGAAGAAATTTAACAAAAGACGAGTCATGTTGTTTGGAACTTTGTTACAAAAGATGCATTTGAAATTGGAATGATTTTGTTACGAAGAATGGTGTTGTAGACAATAAGTGGTTGTCAAATAACAATGGctttattagatatttttgtGTTGTTGCATTGTAATAGCAGTGCAAAATTATGTACATTTTGGGTGTTGTGCTGTCTAACTTACtgttttgatattttttttagagcTTTTTGAAGATTGGCATTTATGGATATCAACATATCTAGATCATCGTTTTTGGAGtgggatgagaagcacacaaaggagtGAGAGCATGCATGCTTTTTTTTAACAAGTTTATGACATGCAATATCTCATTGATTCAATTTGtgaaataatatgataattgccTAGGAAGCAAAGAGCAAAAAGAAATAATCTGATGCTGAAAATTTTCATACTATTATACCTTATGCAACAAAGTCATCAATAGAAGCTCAATTTCAGCACGTGTATACTCATGCAAAGTTCAGGAAAATTCAAGCACAATTTAAAGGAAAGGTGAATTGTATTATAAGATCGACAAAATCCGCTCTAGGTTTCACGACATATGAAGTAAAATGccaatgcttattattcgagtGAAGAGGCATTTTGTGCCGTTATTGTTTGAGTGCATTAAGTTTTGAGCGACTAGAAAAAGTGGCAccgagatatatatatatatattggaacGTTAGAGTAAGAATGTAAGAAGAATgcacacacatatcaagagTAACCATGATGAACCTTTATTGAATCCAAGAAGTAGGAGATTTGGTGTTTCAGTCACACAATATATGTGAATTTGTATTAGAATCGAATGAGTTGACTACGATTCTGCAACACACTTATAATAATGTGATGGTTGAGATGCAAGAACATAAAGCTAAAAGTAAAGGAAAATACTTGTTATCACATGAAGATGCTTCTTTGGATGAAATTAACAACCTTTAAAACCCACCACGTGTGAACAAAATGACGTCCCAAAATTAGACTGAGATCACATACTGAAAAATAAATCGCAAAtgcatcaaaaaaaaaagaaaaagaaaaagaaagctgTTAATGAGGTAAAATTGATGTGTTTGATTAGGTAAAATTGAAGTTTTGCATGTAAATACTTGTGCTAATATATGTTTTAACTTTTGCAATTGAACTTTTTAGATGATGGATCAATGACGTAGCCAAATTCAAGCCTTTATCACAGACAAATTATGAATTATCAATTCAGAGATTTAATGCAATAAGATAGAACTTTCGGTTTTAATTTGAATGACATTTGGTGTTATTGTGTTTGttgaataataaattttatttttttatttgggtTTTAATATCAACATTTTTTAGTGTTCACTAGaattaaatttggtgttgtaGTTGTAGAATTTCGGTGTTATTCTATTAATGTAATGACATACAGCTTTATTTTCTGTAATGATGTTATGATAAAGAGTTTTATgtgttaatattaattaatttcagtGTGACACCATATTAAATAATTTACAAATAGACATATAGCTTGGAGAATCTTATGACTTCAGATTCTTCAATGACTTTATATTTCAATTCATTTGTTTCGTCAAAAAGAACCCGTAAAGCATATTCCTATTTAAAATGATTAACTTTAAATTTATTCTacaattgaaagaaaattattaatctgttttaatttagaattaaaaaatcaactatatttaaatatacatactttttttccaatttttcatgtgttttttttttattttttcaggATCAATGACATCCAACCATTTCATGACATATAATCCGCAGTCGTAGTGATTCGGGTGAGTTTTATGGAAAATAGATTAAGCGTAAAAAAATAGTTAAGATGAAAGATTCATGATAAGTATACTTGTGAGGAAAACACTTCTATTAATGACGAATAAGCAACACAAGAACTAACGATGAGAAATAGAGGTGAAGAACAAGTTTTGAGACCTCTACTAATATCACAAGAGGATGAATGAGCTTTGTTTAAACTGGACAGAGGCTGGTTAATGGTTGTCGAGTGCTATGGTGAAACACCCGAATGCCAATTTTTACTTGTGAAGGTGATGAATGAAATGAAAAACAATGAGAGAAATTTTGGGGAGAGAAAAAGATGGATTTTGTAGCTTCTCGGTTTCAGAGATAAGAAAGGTCTAGAAGAAGGTCTTTTACAGAGGTGGCTTGAAGTCCTTTTTATAGCGTAAAACCACGATGAAGAGAAAATCTATTGTTCAATAGTTTTTAGTCTGATATTTGGTTTACTCATTTTATCCCAAATTTCTTTAAGTATTCCTGTCAGTTCAAGTCTTTTCAACTGGAAAGTTAGGAAGTTGATTTTcacaagtgatgagcggatattttatacgctttttgagggtaatttcatgtagattctagtatgttttaattggtttttagtagaatattagtagtttttaggcaaaaatcatatttttggactttactatgagtttgtgtgtttttctgtgatttcaggtattttctggctgaaattgagggagctgagcaaaaatctgagttaggctgaaaaaggactgctgatgctgttggatcctgacctccctgcacttgaaatggattttctggagctacaggagtccaattggcgtgctctcaacggcgttggaaagtagacatccagggctttccagaaatatataatagtccatactttgcgcaaagatagatgacgtaacttggcgttgaacgccaagtacatgctgctgtctggagttaaacgccagaaacacgtcatgatccggagttgaacgcccaaaacacgttataacttggagttcaactccaagaaaagcctcagctcgtggatagctttagtctcagccccagcacacaccaagtgggccccagaagtggatttctgcaccaattatcttagtttactcattttctataaacctaggttactagtttactatttaaacaacttttagagacttatcttgtacctcatgacattttcagatctgaattatatacactttgacggcatgagtatctaaactctattgttgggggtgaggactgcagcgtctcgatgaattaatgcaattgtttctatttcactcaaacgtgtgtgtgttccgatctaagatgtttattcgcgcttaattatgaaggaggtgatgatccgtgacactcatcacctccctcaatccatgaacgtgtgcctgacaaacacctccgttctacatcagactgaatgagcttctcttagattccttaatcagaatctccgcggtataagctagaattgatgacggccactcttgagaatccggaaggtctaaaccttgtatgtggtattccgagtaggattcaaggattgaatggctgtgacgagcttcaaactcgcgattgctgggcgtgatgacaaacgcaaaaggatcaatggatcctattccaacatgatcgagaaccaacagctgattagccgtgctgtgacagagcatctggaccgttttcactgagaggatgggaggtagccactgacaatggtgacaccctgcatacagcttgccgtagacgggctttacaaacaattgagttgaatattacattgcagaaattcagaggacaaagcatctccaaaactccaacatattccccattactgcacaacaagtaacaactatttattttatgccctttttactttatacgaggctaaagaactctattggtatcctgactaagaataaacataaacatagcttgcttcaaaccaataatctccgtgggatcgacccttactcatgtaaggtattacttggacgacccagtgcacttgctggttagttgtacggattgcaaattcgtgcaccaacaaGTTAAACTAAAGCTCATGACATGCGACATCAGTGAAGAGACATCTAGTTTGATTTTCTTTCAACTAGATGACGCTCTTTACACTCCAAATCCAACCAATCCACTTCCATCAATTTAGTTCCCACCAAAGAGAAATTCAACTTCTCAAAGTATTCTTTTGGGTTCCATTCTTTTACCCAATACCTTTAGAAAGAACTTGACTTTTATTTGACCATGTTTGTAGgttattcttaaaattatttatgtacaaaaaatgtttatatttttagtacacAATCACATAGGTAATAAGCAAAGATTAAATAACTCAATACAATATGTTGAATAACACCGTAAGAGATAAACATAGCGAAATATATTAAacaatacatattaaaaatgcATACTCTGTTTGCTGGCCAGTGATTGAAATATATGGTGTTTTGATGCCCTCTTCATTTTGTCCACCAAAAGTGATGCTCTAGCATACACCTTCATTTGTGTTATAATCAGGTTCTGAAAAGAACAAaaagcaaaatataaaaaaatctaagACTAGAGACTTTACTAGAGAATTGATAAAGTAAAAAGTTTATAACAAATTTATTAAGCTTTAATTTGTCTTCAGAGGGACATGATTTATGAATTAGATCAAGCACTTAAAATGCATGTTAAGTTGTTGAGATAAGATATCATATAACACGATTGTTAATACTTAATACCAAGACATAAGAAAATTGGTTTAAGGAAGGTACAAGAACATAACCATAACCAGCTGATGCTGACGGTGAGAGGCATGTTTGTGTTTCTTACCTAGTATTAGTGTTGTACTGAGATACATACCACAATATGAAtaataaacaaacaaataaataaggAGCAagagattatttttttatgccAAACAAAAATATCTGCGAATCCGATGATAAAGGATGCGTGGCTTACAGAAGCCCAAGAGGCCATAAACTCTTTGGAAGACTTAGAGACCAAACTGAATCTCAATTTCAATTCCAGTGATGCTGAATCCATACTAGTGAACATTGGAGTGAAGCTCGATCGTCTTGAATCTCTGCTCCTTAATCCTCCCACTAGACCCATCTTGTAACACTATTTATTAGCACCAACCAACACATTACACATATCACTTGGTAATGAATGAGTATTAATCATATATGTTTCACCCAATTTGCAGAACTAATGAAGACCTGGATTTCCGTTGGAAGATGCTTTCAGACATTCAGCTAAGAACCAGAACACTCGCTCGTTCTGTTTCTGCATCATTAACATGCCCAAACAGGTAGCCTTGTCTTGCTTGTTCATATTGAAACAAAGAtcttatataatattttagacTCTTTCATTACAAATACATAAATGTTAAAATAAATCTTAGCTTGTTTGGACGGTGAATATGATGAGATGGGCCTACTTAGAAAGTTTTTGCAAACTGTTTTCTTGAACTTGATGCTATAATTCTGACTTAGCTGGTTCGGATGTAAAGGCTTACTGACATAATTTGATAAGGTCCTTTTACTAAAAAGTGATACTTTGAGAATGCAAAATTTCCCCTTTACAATATCTATCCAGCATAGCAATCAGAAAATGATAGGAACATGATAATTAAAACGGAAAAGGGAATGATATTTGATGATAGGAAGAGGCTTAAAAAAATTCCCTTGTCTTACAGCTTCATAAAACATCTTATGACTATACTAATAAATAACATAACACTAGTTAAACATGAATGATTATGTTATCATTATCTAGTCTACTACTGATTTTGACAGATAGGTTCACCTTTCAGTAATTGCACTACTTGTGCTTCTCTTTAGGCCAAGCAATGTTCCTGATATTGGTAGCAATGATAACACTGACCGTTATAACCAAGGTAATCAAAATTAATCTGCTATAGGCACCTTATAATTTGAATATTCACCACCTAATCAGCTATAGGCTTTTAATTATCTTTGAAATTTAACAATACTATGTGTAGATTTGATGAAAACCGTATACTCCCAAGATCAGAAAGAGTTGATGAAACCTCTTCTTGTAAGTTTTTTGCAACTAATAAACTAAACTATATACCACCATGAATTAAGGGCTACTAATTATTGCTTTTGAGTATTTTGTGGCAGTATGATGATGAAAACCGAAGTCAGGTAGAGG includes:
- the LOC130933215 gene encoding uncharacterized protein LOC130933215 isoform X1, which produces MIKDAWLTEAQEAINSLEDLETKLNLNFNSSDAESILVNIGVKLDRLESLLLNPPTRPILTNEDLDFRWKMLSDIQLRTRTLARSVSASLTCPNRPSNVPDIGSNDNTDRYNQDLMKTVYSQDQKELMKPLLYDDENRSQVEQNELLSFMSMISLRKACSTFLLFLGLVALLFLVVLLCTTM
- the LOC130933215 gene encoding uncharacterized protein LOC130933215 isoform X3, yielding MIKDAWLTEAQEAINSLEDLETKLNLNFNSSDAESILVNIGVKLDRLESLLLNPPTRPILTNEDLDFRWKMLSDIQLRTRTLARSVSASLTCPNRPSNVPDIGSNDNTDRYNQDLMKTVYSQDQKELMKPLLYDDENRSQVENLFFVA
- the LOC130933215 gene encoding uncharacterized protein LOC130933215 isoform X2, which gives rise to MIKDAWLTEAQEAINSLEDLETKLNLNFNSSDAESILVNIGVKLDRLESLLLNPPTRPILTNEDLDFRWKMLSDIQLRTRTLARSVSASLTCPNRPSNVPDIGSNDNTDRYNQDLMKTVYSQDQKELMKPLLYDDENRSQVENELLSFMSMISLRKACSTFLLFLGLVALLFLVVLLCTTM